In Anaerolineales bacterium, the following proteins share a genomic window:
- a CDS encoding amidase, translated as MNIVGLDMADEHRLLDQRSIIEIMNTQQLNHSFRNNEISARELISSLQSLFDSCEPNVLAFIPEPNRFDRLLKEAEELVKKYPDVENRPPLFGMTVGVKDIFHVDGFVTQAGSKLPAEELQGAEAASVTRLKNAGALVMGKTVTTEFAYFTPGPTRNPHNPEHTPGGSSSGSAAAIGAGMCDLALGTQTIGSVIRPAAFCGAVGFKPTYERISRAGVIPLSPTFDHVGFFTSDVATANRVASVLIGDRRVEAVTRKPTLGIPEGPYLDCASKEGLAHFEGICKLLSTNYQLRSIRIMDNFQEIRNRHDAIMSYDAASVHKDWFAKHESLYSAKFSDLIKRGQKVTNLQSLISARDDFRTQVSKIMEDNNLDLWLCPPAIGPAPKGLDSTGDPVMCLPWTQIGFPAINIPTTKNEEGLPLGLQLVGKWNGDESLLAWAEEIEKVVRKI; from the coding sequence TTGAACATCGTTGGTCTCGATATGGCGGACGAACACCGCCTACTCGACCAACGGAGCATTATTGAAATTATGAATACCCAACAACTTAACCACTCTTTCCGAAACAATGAAATCTCTGCTCGAGAGCTAATCTCCAGTCTCCAGTCTCTTTTCGATTCCTGTGAACCGAACGTTTTAGCCTTTATCCCCGAACCCAACCGCTTCGACCGTTTGCTCAAAGAAGCCGAAGAACTGGTAAAAAAATATCCCGATGTCGAGAATCGCCCGCCTCTCTTCGGCATGACCGTTGGCGTCAAGGATATTTTCCACGTGGATGGATTCGTCACACAAGCGGGAAGCAAACTCCCTGCCGAGGAACTGCAAGGCGCGGAAGCCGCCAGTGTGACACGACTCAAAAACGCGGGCGCGCTGGTCATGGGCAAAACCGTCACGACCGAGTTTGCCTACTTCACGCCAGGTCCCACGCGCAACCCGCATAATCCCGAACATACGCCTGGCGGTTCGAGCAGTGGATCGGCGGCGGCAATCGGCGCGGGGATGTGCGATCTCGCTCTCGGCACGCAGACCATCGGCTCGGTGATTCGTCCTGCCGCGTTTTGCGGAGCGGTTGGATTCAAACCAACATACGAACGAATTTCTCGCGCGGGCGTCATTCCGCTTTCACCGACGTTCGATCATGTTGGGTTTTTTACAAGCGATGTTGCAACAGCAAATCGAGTTGCAAGTGTGTTGATTGGAGATCGGAGAGTGGAGGCTGTCACTCGTAAACCGACACTTGGGATTCCCGAAGGTCCATATTTGGATTGCGCTTCCAAAGAAGGTCTTGCTCACTTTGAGGGCATATGCAAATTACTAAGTACTAATTACCAATTACGCTCAATCCGCATCATGGATAATTTTCAAGAAATCCGCAACCGCCACGACGCCATCATGTCTTACGATGCCGCGTCAGTTCATAAAGATTGGTTCGCCAAACACGAATCCCTCTACTCCGCCAAATTCTCCGACCTTATCAAGCGCGGACAAAAAGTCACCAATCTCCAGTCTCTAATCTCAGCCCGTGACGATTTTCGTACGCAAGTTAGCAAAATTATGGAAGATAACAACCTCGACCTCTGGCTCTGCCCTCCCGCCATCGGACCCGCGCCAAAGGGACTCGACTCCACAGGCGACCCAGTCATGTGCCTGCCGTGGACTCAAATTGGCTTTCCTGCCATCAATATTCCAACGACCAAAAATGAAGAAGGCTTGCCACTGGGCTTACAACTCGTCGGCAAATGGAATGGTGACGAATCCCTACTCGCATGGGCAGAGGAGATTGAAAAAGTGGTGAGAAAAATATGA